The following are encoded in a window of Pagrus major chromosome 14, Pma_NU_1.0 genomic DNA:
- the LOC141008627 gene encoding rho GTPase-activating protein 8-like, producing MSSTADLEQLAEIELVKEDEEAEVDQRCVTDAPSLPPSSTVSPDPSHPYYDVARHGIIQVCGDDNYGRKLIIFSSCCLPPSHQLNHRRLLEYLKFTLDQYVEMDYILVYFHHGLRSSNKPSVKWLREAYSEFDRKYKKNLKTLYVVHPTNFIRIVWNIFKPLISHKFGKKLTYVNYLAELRDHLNYEQLVVPADVLRHDEKLRAAQKGGPPPSVKTPPPRPPLPTQQFGVSLQYIREKNREAVIPPVISQTVAYLKEKGLRTEGIFRRSARVQLIKDVQKLYNLGKPVDFDQYADVHVPAVILKTFLRELPEPLLTFRVYSQVLDILTVESSLRVSRCKQIVESLPEHHFIVTKFLLCFLHVVSQDSIVNKMSPSNLACVFGVNLVWPRHGSISLSALTPINIFTEILIEHFHTVFGSRCPAAQVTP from the exons ATGAGCTCGACAGCAGATCTGGAGCAGCTGGCAGAAATTG AACTTGtgaaggaggacgaggaggctGAGGTGGATCAGAGGTGTGTCACAGACGCTCCCTCACTTCCTCCCAGCAGCACAGTCAGTCCTGACCCGTCTCACCCGTACTATGACGTGGCTCGACACGGCATCATCCAGGTCTGCG GTGACGACAACTACGGCAGGAAGCTGATCATCTtcagcagctgctgtctgccGCCGTCACACCAGCTGAACCACCGACGGCTGCTGGA GTACCTGAAGTTCACGCTGGACCAGTACGTGGAGATGGACTACATCCTGGTGTACTTCCACCACGGGCTGAGGAGCAGCAACAAGCCGTCTGTCAAGTGGCTGCGAGAAGCTTACAGCGAGTTCGACAGGAA atacAAGAAGAACCTGAAGACTCTGTACGTCGTTCATCCGACAAACTTCATCAGAATCGTGTGGAACATCTTCAAACCTCTGATCAG tcaCAAGTTTGGGAAGAAGCTGACGTACGTGAACTACCTGGCTGAGCTGAGAGATCACCTGAACTACGAGCAGCTCGTCGTCCCCGCCGACGTCCTCAG ACACGATGAAAAGCTGCGAGCGGCTCAGAAAGGCGGACCCCCTCCCTCGGTGAAGACCCCCCCGCCTCGACCCCCCCTGCCCACACAGCAGTTTGGAGTCAGTCTGCAGTA CATcagagagaagaacagagagGCCGTAATCCCGCCGGTCATCTCTCAGACTGTCGCCTACCTGAAGGAGAAAG gtctgaggactgaggggATCTTCAGACGGTCGGCTCGTGTTCAGCTCATCAAAGATGTTCAGAAACTCTATAAcctgg GGAAACCAGTGGACTTCGATCAGTACGCTGACGTCCACGTTCCCGCTGTGATCCTGAAGACGTTCCTCAGAGAACTTCCTGAACCTCTGCTCACCTTCAGAGTGTACAGCCAGGTGCTGGACATCCTCA ctgtggaGAGCAGTCTGAGGGTCAGCAGGTGTAAACAGATCGTGGAAAGTCTTCCTGAGCATCATTTCATCGTGACAAAgttcctgctgtgtttcctccACGTG GTGTCTCAGGACAGCATCGTGAACAAGATGAGTCCGTCTAATCTGGCCTGTGTGTTCGGGGTGAACCTGGTGTGGCCTCGTCACGGCTCCATCTCTCTCAGCGCTCTGACCCCCATCAACATCTTCACCGAGATCCTCATCGAACATTTCCACACGGTGTTCGGCTCCCGCTGCCCGGCTGCACAGGTAACACCCTGA